In Trifolium pratense cultivar HEN17-A07 linkage group LG7, ARS_RC_1.1, whole genome shotgun sequence, a genomic segment contains:
- the LOC123897012 gene encoding probable inactive leucine-rich repeat receptor-like protein kinase At3g03770 isoform X1, which yields MEFHGLVLLFCYAWYLFYMGICSAQLQSSQTQVLLQLQKHLEYPTQLEIWKDHKSELCFMSSTQVKITCKDNFVTELSIVGDKPKNGRDFDGFAIPNQTLSQSFSMDSFVATLARLTSLKVLHLVSLGIWGPFPNTIHRLFSLEYLNLNSNFLYGSIPPKISTMVNLKSLMLGDNFFNGTIPNLFNSSNILSVLSLKNNKLKGPFPFSILSITTLTIIDMSRNQISGNLQDFTGLSILEQLDLRENELDSDLPDMPKELKMLFLNRNSFSGQIPQHYGQLNKLEQLDISFNALTGTTPSQLFSFPNISYLNLGSNMLSGTLQNDIKCGHNLRFVDISNNRFVGDFPSSLINVSENRVVKSDGNCLSGSLKHQHAVSYCTKTKSHQVGFFVGVIVGILVIIVLLGLCIVVTCKRYYSKGISEQHLLHKSVQDSFSTGFSSELIANARYVSEASKLGREDLPPCRSYSFEELKEATNNFDNSTFLGENIYGKLYRGKLESGIAVVIRCIPLSKKYSIRNFKLRLDLLAKLRHAHLVSLLGHCIDGILGERIDSKVFLIYECVSNGSFQTYLSGDSCGKIFNWPERLSVLISVAKAVHFLHTGMIPGFFKNRLKTNNILLNENWMPKLSDYGLSIISEETDASGVKEESPNSWQMKKLEDDIYSFGFILLEALVGPSMSAKKEATVLNAMASFNSQDDWKQIVEPVVQATCCKESLSIVVSITNKCISTESWSRPSIEDVLWNLQYASQVQRTADGDHRI from the exons ATGGAGTTTCATGGCTTGGTTTTGCTATTTTGTTATGCTTGGTATCTCTTTTATATGGGAATTTGCAGTGCTCAGTTACAGTCCTCTCAGACACAAGTTCTTCTCCAATTACAAAAACACTTAGAATATCCAACACAATTAGAAATATGGAAAGATCATAAATCAGAACTTTGCTTTATGTCTTCAACACAAGTCAAAATCACATGCAAAGACAATTTTGTCACAGAGCTAAGTATTGTTGGTGATAAGCCGAAAAATGGTAGAGATTTTGATGGTTTTGCTATTCCAAATCAAACACTATCACAAAGCTTCTCAATGGACTCATTTGTTGCCACTCTAGCAAGGCTAACTAGCTTGAAAGTTCTTCATCTTGTTTCTTTGGGAATTTGGGGACCATTTCCAAATACCATTCATAGACTCTTTTCACttgaatatttgaatttgaattcaaattttctttATGGATCAATCCCTCCAAAAATCTCTACTATGGTCAACCTTAAATCTCTTATGTTAGGTGATAACTTCTTCAATGGTACCATCCCAAACTTGTTCAATTCATCAAATATTCTCTCAGTTCTtagtttgaaaaataataagttGAAGGGTCCATTTCCATTTTCAATCCTTAGTATCACAACCTTGACTATCATTGACATGTCAAGAAATCAAATATCAGGTAATTTGCAAGATTTTACTGGTTTGAGTATCTTGGAACAACTAGATTTAAGAGAAAATGAATTAGATTCCGATTTACCTGATATGCCTAAAGAGTTGAAAATGCTTTTCCTCAATCGGAACTCCTTCTCGGGTCAAATTCCACAACACTATGGTCAACTAAATAAGCTTGAGCAGCTTGATATTTCCTTCAATGCACTCACAGGAACTACTCCTTCTCAACTGTTTTCTTTTCCTAATATCAGTTACTTGAATTTAGGATCCAACATGCTGAGTGGAACActtcaaaatgacataaaatgtGGCCATAATCTTCGTTTTGTTGATATATCAAACAATAGGTTTGTTGGAGACTTTCCTTCTTCTCTAATCAATGTGTCAGAAAATAGGGTTGTTAAGAGTGATGGAAACTGTTTATCTGGGAGTTTGAAGCACCAGCATGCAGTATCTTATTGCACAAAGACGAAGTCGCACCAAGTTGGTTTTTTTGTTGGcgtgattgttggaattcttGTCATCATTGTGCTTTTGGGTTTATGCATTGTTGTTACTTGTAAAAGGTATTACTCTAAGGGGATTTCAGAACAGCACCTATTGCATAAATCAGTTCAAGATAGCTTCTCAACAGGATTCTCATCTGAGCTTATTGCAAATGCAA GGTATGTTTCTGAAGCTTCAAAGTTAGGCAGAGAAGATCTTCCCCCATGCCGATCATATTCATTTGAAGAGCTTAAGGAAGCAACAAATAACTTTGACAATTCTACTTTTCTTGGTGAAAATATATATGGGAAG CTGTATAGAGGAAAATTGGAGAGTGGGATAGCTGTTGTTATAAGGTGCATACCTTTGTCAAAAAAGTACTCAATTCGGAATTTCAAATTAAGGCTGGATTTGCTTGCGAAGCTCCGTCATGCTCATTTGGTATCCCTCTTGGGTCATTGCATTGATGGCATTTTAGGAGAGCGTATCGACTCCAAAGTATTTCTCATTTATGAATGTGTGTCAAATGGGAGTTTCCAAACTTATCTCTCAG GAGATAGTTGTGGAAAGATTTTCAATTGGCCAGAAAGATTGTCAGTTTTAATCAGTGTTGCTAAGGCTGTTCATTTCCTACACACTGGAATGATACCTGGTTTCTTCAAAAATAGACTTAAGACCAACAATATTTTGCTTAATGAAAATTGGATGCCAAAGTTGAGTGACTATGGATTGTCCATTATCTCAGAAGAAACTGATGCAAGTGGG GTAAAAGAAGAAAGTCCTAATTCGTG GCAAATGAAAAAGTTAGAGGATGATATTTATAGCTTTGGATTCATACTACTTGAGGCACTAGTTGGACCTTCAATGTCTGCTAAAAAAGAAGCAACTGTGCTAAATGCGATG GCTTCCTTCAATAGTCAAGATGACTGGAAACAAATAGTGGAGCCAGTTGTGCAAGCTACTTGTTGCAAAGAATCTCTATCAATTGTGGTTTCTATAACTAACAAGTGCATTTCGACCGAGTCGTGGAGTCGACCATCTATCGAGGATGTCCTTTGGAACTTGCAGTATGCTTCTCAGGTCCAGAGAACAGCTGATGGGGATCACAGAATTTGA
- the LOC123897012 gene encoding probable inactive leucine-rich repeat receptor-like protein kinase At3g03770 isoform X2 has product MEFHGLVLLFCYAWYLFYMGICSAQLQSSQTQVLLQLQKHLEYPTQLEIWKDHKSELCFMSSTQVKITCKDNFVTELSIVGDKPKNGRDFDGFAIPNQTLSQSFSMDSFVATLARLTSLKVLHLVSLGIWGPFPNTIHRLFSLEYLNLNSNFLYGSIPPKISTMVNLKSLMLGDNFFNGTIPNLFNSSNILSVLSLKNNKLKGPFPFSILSITTLTIIDMSRNQISGNLQDFTGLSILEQLDLRENELDSDLPDMPKELKMLFLNRNSFSGQIPQHYGQLNKLEQLDISFNALTGTTPSQLFSFPNISYLNLGSNMLSGTLQNDIKCGHNLRFVDISNNRFVGDFPSSLINVSENRVVKSDGNCLSGSLKHQHAVSYCTKTKSHQVGFFVGVIVGILVIIVLLGLCIVVTCKRYYSKGISEQHLLHKSVQDSFSTGFSSELIANARYVSEASKLGREDLPPCRSYSFEELKEATNNFDNSTFLGENIYGKLYRGKLESGIAVVIRCIPLSKKYSIRNFKLRLDLLAKLRHAHLVSLLGHCIDGILGERIDSKVFLIYECVSNGSFQTYLSGDSCGKIFNWPERLSVLISVAKAVHFLHTGMIPGFFKNRLKTNNILLNENWMPKLSDYGLSIISEETDASGYLLNIHQCL; this is encoded by the exons ATGGAGTTTCATGGCTTGGTTTTGCTATTTTGTTATGCTTGGTATCTCTTTTATATGGGAATTTGCAGTGCTCAGTTACAGTCCTCTCAGACACAAGTTCTTCTCCAATTACAAAAACACTTAGAATATCCAACACAATTAGAAATATGGAAAGATCATAAATCAGAACTTTGCTTTATGTCTTCAACACAAGTCAAAATCACATGCAAAGACAATTTTGTCACAGAGCTAAGTATTGTTGGTGATAAGCCGAAAAATGGTAGAGATTTTGATGGTTTTGCTATTCCAAATCAAACACTATCACAAAGCTTCTCAATGGACTCATTTGTTGCCACTCTAGCAAGGCTAACTAGCTTGAAAGTTCTTCATCTTGTTTCTTTGGGAATTTGGGGACCATTTCCAAATACCATTCATAGACTCTTTTCACttgaatatttgaatttgaattcaaattttctttATGGATCAATCCCTCCAAAAATCTCTACTATGGTCAACCTTAAATCTCTTATGTTAGGTGATAACTTCTTCAATGGTACCATCCCAAACTTGTTCAATTCATCAAATATTCTCTCAGTTCTtagtttgaaaaataataagttGAAGGGTCCATTTCCATTTTCAATCCTTAGTATCACAACCTTGACTATCATTGACATGTCAAGAAATCAAATATCAGGTAATTTGCAAGATTTTACTGGTTTGAGTATCTTGGAACAACTAGATTTAAGAGAAAATGAATTAGATTCCGATTTACCTGATATGCCTAAAGAGTTGAAAATGCTTTTCCTCAATCGGAACTCCTTCTCGGGTCAAATTCCACAACACTATGGTCAACTAAATAAGCTTGAGCAGCTTGATATTTCCTTCAATGCACTCACAGGAACTACTCCTTCTCAACTGTTTTCTTTTCCTAATATCAGTTACTTGAATTTAGGATCCAACATGCTGAGTGGAACActtcaaaatgacataaaatgtGGCCATAATCTTCGTTTTGTTGATATATCAAACAATAGGTTTGTTGGAGACTTTCCTTCTTCTCTAATCAATGTGTCAGAAAATAGGGTTGTTAAGAGTGATGGAAACTGTTTATCTGGGAGTTTGAAGCACCAGCATGCAGTATCTTATTGCACAAAGACGAAGTCGCACCAAGTTGGTTTTTTTGTTGGcgtgattgttggaattcttGTCATCATTGTGCTTTTGGGTTTATGCATTGTTGTTACTTGTAAAAGGTATTACTCTAAGGGGATTTCAGAACAGCACCTATTGCATAAATCAGTTCAAGATAGCTTCTCAACAGGATTCTCATCTGAGCTTATTGCAAATGCAA GGTATGTTTCTGAAGCTTCAAAGTTAGGCAGAGAAGATCTTCCCCCATGCCGATCATATTCATTTGAAGAGCTTAAGGAAGCAACAAATAACTTTGACAATTCTACTTTTCTTGGTGAAAATATATATGGGAAG CTGTATAGAGGAAAATTGGAGAGTGGGATAGCTGTTGTTATAAGGTGCATACCTTTGTCAAAAAAGTACTCAATTCGGAATTTCAAATTAAGGCTGGATTTGCTTGCGAAGCTCCGTCATGCTCATTTGGTATCCCTCTTGGGTCATTGCATTGATGGCATTTTAGGAGAGCGTATCGACTCCAAAGTATTTCTCATTTATGAATGTGTGTCAAATGGGAGTTTCCAAACTTATCTCTCAG GAGATAGTTGTGGAAAGATTTTCAATTGGCCAGAAAGATTGTCAGTTTTAATCAGTGTTGCTAAGGCTGTTCATTTCCTACACACTGGAATGATACCTGGTTTCTTCAAAAATAGACTTAAGACCAACAATATTTTGCTTAATGAAAATTGGATGCCAAAGTTGAGTGACTATGGATTGTCCATTATCTCAGAAGAAACTGATGCAAGTGGG TACCTTCTAAATATTCATCAGTGTTTATAA